The genomic region CTCGCCGGTCGGCTCGCCGTCGATCAGGATCTGGCCGCTATCGGCGGTCTGCGCGCCGGAGATGATCTTGATCAGCGTGCTCTTGCCGCAGCCGTTCTCGCCCATGAGGTGGTAGACGCGCCCGGCCTCGATCGTGAGATCGACCTCCTTCAAAGCATGGACGCCGCCGAAGGACTTTCGCACCTTTCGGATTTCGAGAAGCGGCGCCGCGCGGGGCGGCAAGGACGCATCGACCTGCATCGTGGTGACATTCCTGAGGGAATTGGGCTGGGCCTTGACCGCGTTCGGCCCGGAAGCGTTCGGCTCGCAGGCCGAAAAGGCCGGCGCCCCTGGAGGGCGCGGGCCAAGCTCGCGATGGCGCCGGGCAGGCGAAGAGCCTGCCCAAAGCGCTTCAGAGCCGGTATCAGAACGGGTAGTTCTTGTAGCTCGACTTGTCGACGTCCACCCAGGCCTGGCCCTGCACGATCACGCCCTTACCTGCGCCCTTGGTGACGGAGACCTTGTCGTAGCCAGGCACGCCGAGATCCATGCCGTCGGTGATCTCCTTGCCGTCGAGCACCATGTTGGCGACGACGTTCATGACATAGCCGGCGTCCTTCGGATCCCAGAAGAAGATCTCGTCCACCGCGCCGCTTTCGAGATAGGGGCCGGTGTCCTTGGGCAGGCCGAGGCCGTAGACGCAGGTCTTGTCCTGCAGCCCGGCTTCCTCCACCGCGCGGCCGATGCCGATCACGTCGATGGCCGAGGAGCCCTGGAAGCCCTTGATGTCGGGGTAACGGCGCAGAATTTCCTTGGCTTTCTCATAGGCGCGGTTGGCGTCGTTGAAGGATTCGTTCTTCGCCGCCACCAGCTCCATGCCGGGATATTTCTTGGCGTTCTCCGCGCCGGCATCGACCCACTGATTGTGCGTCAGGCTGCCGAGCGAACCGACGAAGCTCGTCCACTTGCCGCTCTGGCCCATGCAGGCGGCGAGCTTTTCGTTGATCCGCGCGCCGAAGGCCTTGTTGTCGAAGGCCTCGATATCGACCGCCGTGTTGACCAGGCTGTCGCCCTCGTGGGTGATGACCTTGATGCCGCGCTGGCCGGCGCGGCGAAGGACGCCCTCCAATGCCGTCGGGTCCATCGGCACCACGGCGATAGCCGAGACGTTCTTGGCGACGAGGTCCTCGATGATGCGGGACTGCTGGGCGGCGTCCGCCTTGGCCGGGCCGATCTGGCTGGCGGCCACGCCGGGATGGTCGGCCCCGTAGGCCTTCACGCCCTCGTTCATGCGGATGAACCAGTTTTCGCCGGTGACCTTCACCACCGTCGTGATGGTCGGCTTGTCCGCTGCCAGCGCCGTGCCGGCGGCGAGCGTCGCGGCAAGGGCCGCGCATGTGCAGAGTTTCGAGATCGCGCTCATGAAATCCTCCCTCAAGATGGTCGAAGTCGTCGCACCGCGTCGCCCGCTCCTCCCGAGCCGGCGCGCGGAGTGTCGTCAGGCCCTGGGCCGCAGCCAAAGGCCGAAATCGAGCCGCGCCGAGGCCAGGAGCGCCAGAAGCAGCACCCCCCAGGCGAGGTCGCGGAAGAAGTTCGAAATGTCCATGAAGTTGAAAAGGCTGGACAGGATCTGCAGCGCCGTCGCCGCGAGAAGCACGCAGCTCACCTTGCCGTAGCCGCCTTCCGGCTTCACCCCGCCCATCACGGCGATCAGCACCGCGATCAGGACGTAGGAGCCGCCATAGTCCCATTTCACCGAGGCGTTGCGCGAGGCGATGACGATGCCGGCAATCGCCGAAAGAACGCCGCTGATCGTGTAGGTCAGCGTGATCATGCGGTTCTCGGCGATGCCGCCGTAGCGCGCGGCCTTGGCGTTGCTGCCGAGCAGCATGAGCTTCAGGCCGAAGGGCGTGAACCGGAGGACGAAGCCGAGAACGCCCGCCACCAGGAGGAACAGCGCGAAGCAGAGCGGCACGCCGAGCACCGGCGAATTGCCGAAATCGTCGAGCGGCGGGATGTAACCGAGGCTGATGGCCGAGCCATTGGTCAGGAACACCGCGCAGCCGGTGAAGAGAAGCTGGGTGCCGAGCGTCGCGATCAGCGGCGTCAGCTTGGCGTGGGCGATCAGCAGCCCGTTGGCGAGCCCGCCGATCAAGCCGACGACGAGCGCGAAGGCGGCGAAGACGAAGGAAAAGAGAAGCGGCGCCTCCTCGGCCGAGACGAGCCCGCCGGCCAGGAGAAAGGCGGTGATGCCGGCGAGATTGGCGAGCGCGATGCCCGAAAGGTCGATGCCGCCATTGCCCGAGCTCATGGCCAGCATGACGCCGAGCGCGAGAAGGCCGAGTTCGGGAACCTGCGCGGCCATGGACTGGAGATTGTAGCTGTCGGTGAAATTGGCCCCGGCCAGCACCGCGCCCGCCGCCAGCACGGCGACGTTCAAGCCGGCCAGCGCCAGTCCCTGCCGATCGACACCGGAACCCATGTCGCACCCTCCCCATGGCCGATGCGGACCGCCTGTGCGGCCGGAGCGGGTCTCCCTCCCGTCATCCAGCCAGCGCCGTCACCGACTTTTGACATTTGTCACGACGATCTGTCTCCTGTCAATTCTGGACGGAAGGTTCGGAGTTCAAGCCGTGAGGCGGGGTTTGGGGAGCGGCTTCAGCGCTGAGAACGCAGGCAGCCGGCTGATGGGATGGGGTTTGTGGAGAGACGCTTGCGAGCCTGCCTGCTCCCGAACCACGCGGCCTTCGGAGTGTTGCAAACGGTTGTTCTTCAAACGCGGGACACCGACCAAGACTGTTGTCCGGCGGGGCGGTGAAGCGCGTCCACGAAGTCAGCAGCGGGCGGGCAGGTCTTCTGGAAGGCGTTCAGACGACACGCTCATCAAGCGCTGCCCTCCAAAAACTTGCGGCGTTTCGAAAGACTGAAAATACGCCGAGAACCGGCCAACACACCCCACAATGCTTGCAGCGACGCGGCTCTCCTCCTCCGCTGGCAATCCCCGCCTATTCCGCCGCCACGCCATGGTGCGTGCCATCGGCCTCGGCGCGATGGATGAAGCCCATGATCGCCTCGCTCATGTGCTCGTAGACGCCGTCGTTGCGGATTTCGCCGCGCAGCCGGTAGCCGTCCATGACGAGGATGCGGTCGGCGAGCGAGATCATCTCCGGCATGTCGCTGGTGATCACGATCACCGCCGTGCCCGCATCGGCCAATTCGCGAAGAAGATCGTGGAGATAGGCCTTGGTCTTGATGTCGATACCGACGGAAGGCTCGTCCACGATCAGGATCTTCACCCCCGCCGCCAACCACTTGGCGACGCTGATCTTCTGCTGATTGCCGCCGGACAGGTTGCCGACCGTCTGCGACAGGCTCGGCGTCTTCACCTCCAGCTTGGAGATGAAGGGCTGGACGGCGCGGCGCACGCGCCCGTCCG from Aureimonas sp. AU20 harbors:
- a CDS encoding substrate-binding domain-containing protein, translating into MSAISKLCTCAALAATLAAGTALAADKPTITTVVKVTGENWFIRMNEGVKAYGADHPGVAASQIGPAKADAAQQSRIIEDLVAKNVSAIAVVPMDPTALEGVLRRAGQRGIKVITHEGDSLVNTAVDIEAFDNKAFGARINEKLAACMGQSGKWTSFVGSLGSLTHNQWVDAGAENAKKYPGMELVAAKNESFNDANRAYEKAKEILRRYPDIKGFQGSSAIDVIGIGRAVEEAGLQDKTCVYGLGLPKDTGPYLESGAVDEIFFWDPKDAGYVMNVVANMVLDGKEITDGMDLGVPGYDKVSVTKGAGKGVIVQGQAWVDVDKSSYKNYPF
- a CDS encoding ABC transporter permease, with product MGSGVDRQGLALAGLNVAVLAAGAVLAGANFTDSYNLQSMAAQVPELGLLALGVMLAMSSGNGGIDLSGIALANLAGITAFLLAGGLVSAEEAPLLFSFVFAAFALVVGLIGGLANGLLIAHAKLTPLIATLGTQLLFTGCAVFLTNGSAISLGYIPPLDDFGNSPVLGVPLCFALFLLVAGVLGFVLRFTPFGLKLMLLGSNAKAARYGGIAENRMITLTYTISGVLSAIAGIVIASRNASVKWDYGGSYVLIAVLIAVMGGVKPEGGYGKVSCVLLAATALQILSSLFNFMDISNFFRDLAWGVLLLALLASARLDFGLWLRPRA